A window of Ranitomeya variabilis isolate aRanVar5 chromosome 2, aRanVar5.hap1, whole genome shotgun sequence contains these coding sequences:
- the LIN7C gene encoding protein lin-7 homolog C — translation MAVSGEPVRLERDISRAIELLEKLQRSGEVPPHKLHALQRVLQSDFCTAVREVYEHVYETVDINSSPEVRANATAKATVAAFAASEGHSHPRVVELPKTEEGLGFNIMGGKEQNSPIYISRIIPGGIADRHGGLKRGDQLLSVNGVSVEGEHHEKAVELLKAAQGKVKLVVRYTPRVLEEMESRFEKMRSAKRRQQN, via the exons ATATCTCAAGGGCCATTGAGCTGCTGGAGAAGCTGCAGAGAAGTGGAGAAGTTCCCCCGCACAAGCTGCACGCGCTGCAGAGAGTCCTGCAGAGCGATTTCTGCACCGCAGTGAGAGAG GTCTATGAACATGTGTACGAGACAGTGGACATCAATAGTAGCCCAGAAGTGAGAGCCAATGCCACCGCAAAG GCTACAGTGGCGGCTTTTGCTGCCAGTGAAGGACATTCTCACCCTCGGGTTGTTGAACTCCCTAAAACAGAAGAAGGTCTGGGATTCAACATAATGGGAGGAAAAGAGCAAAACTCTCCCATTTATATTTCTCGTATTATCCCCGGTGGCATAGCAGATAGACACGGAGGCCTGAAGCGTGGAGACCAGCTGCTCTCCGTTAATGGAGTG AGCGTGGAGGGTGAGCATCACGAGAAAGCTGTCGAGCTCCTGAAAGCTGCCCAAGGGAAGGTAAAGCTGGTGGTCCGGTACACCCCTCGAGTGCTGGAAGAAATGGAATCCCGCTTTGAAAAGATGAGATCAGCAAAACGCCGGCAGCAAAATTAG